ACTCATGGTTTTTGGTGCAGGCTTATAAGCGGAGCAAAACCCAAAACTACGGCACCTGTACGTGGAGGTTGTATGATCTAATAACAGCAATCTATTAGATATTCGTACTCATCAAAACTCCTGCAACGCCAAGGGCTTTTTATTCCTTCAATCACCCGATACCCACCATCAATCAGTCTCCAATACCTGGCACGATTGAGCGCTGTAAGTATTAGCCAAAGACACTGCAGCAGACCGTTGCTATGTTTAGTAAAATATACCGATACTCATGTCCCTAGAACAACTCAAAGCATTCCTCGACAAGGTCAAAGGCGACCCCAGCCTTCAGGAGAAACTAAAAGCAGCAACTTCCCGCGAAGATGTTGTGGGCATTGCCAAAGAACACGGACACGAATTCACTGCTGATAAGTTCAGTCAGCTCAGTGAAGAGGAGCTAGAAAGTGTTTCGGGCGGAGTTTCAGTGGGTAATCAAGGAGCAGGTTGTGGTGGATAATGTTTCACTACTAACCATAACAAACATGAAGCCCCTGCATTGACAGGGCTTTTTATTGCTTCAATCACTGCCAAATCGCGCATAAACATCATCCGATACCTGGCACTGTTTAATACTTGGCCCAGCCACGAGCTGAGTTTTTTTATAAGCCTGCGGATACGGTGCGCCCTGCCGAACGTTGCTATGACTCCTGAACAGACCTCATACCCATGTCCCTAGAACAACTCAAGGCATTCCTCGCCAAAGTCAAAGGCGATTCCAATCTTCAGGAGAAACTAAAAGAAGCTAAGTCACCTGAAGACGTCGTGGGCATCGCTAAAGAACACGGCCACGAATTCACTGCTGATAAGATTACTGAACTCAGTGAAGAGGAACTAGAAGGCGTGGCTGGAGGCGGTGACTGTACAAACAAAACTGTCTTTAACAAGAATTGGATATGATGTGACTGTCTTGGGCGGAGATTTCCCCTAGACTTCAAAACCTACACACTCAAAGCCTCTGCATTGACAGGTGCTTTTTATTGCTTCAATCTCGCCAATAATACCACAAATTAGCCTTCAATGCCTGGCACGATTGAGCGCAGTAAGTATTAGCCAAAGACGCTGCAGCAGACCATTGCTATAACCATTAAAAACTCCCGTCACCCATGTCTCTAGAACAACTCAAGGCATTCCTTGAGAAAGTCAAAGGCGAAACCAGCCTTCAGGAGAAGCTGAAAGCCGCTGCTGATATTGATGCGGTTCTTGCGATTGCGAAAGAGGCGGGATTTAGCATCTCTGCTGATGACTTGAAGAACGCTCAATCAGAGGTTTCAGAAGAAGAACTGGAGAATGTGGCTGGGGGAACTGTTATGACTTTTTACTGCTTTACTTTTGGCTGTTGTAATCTAAGCAACAGTGTATAGAGAGTAGGTGACTAAAAAAGCCTACGCCCTCAAAGCACCTGCCGCAGGTGTTTTTTATTGCTTAAATCACCCCAAAAAGACCATCAATCAGCCTCTGATAACTGGCACGGTTGAGCGCCTTAATTATTAGCTATAGACGCTGCGACATACCTTTGCTATAAATACAGAATCGACCTCATATACATGTCAGAAGAGCAACTCAAATCCTTTCTAGATAAGGTCAAAGTAGACACCAGTCTTCGGGAAAAGCTCAAAGCTGCTGCTGATTCCGATGCAGTTCTTGCGATTGCGAAAGATGCTGGATTTAGTATTTCTGCTGATGAATTGAAGGCCTTTTCAGAGCTTTCAGAAGGAGAACTTGAGGAAATCTCTGGAGGACTTAACTCCTGTCACGGTGGATCATATTATGTTTATGGCACTGGTTGCAATACGTGTGGCTTTGGATGCTAGTAGTCAACACCACCAGCCCTCAACCAGCCCATCAAAGCGGATTCTAAGCATGATCTTTTCACTTTTTCAATCCCCCCCAAAAAAGACCATCAATCAGCCTCTGATAACTGGCACGATTGAGCGCCTTAATTATTAGCCATAGACGCTGCGACATACCTTTGCTATAAATGAAGAACCGACCTCATATACATGTCAGAAGAGCAACTCAAAGCCTTTCTAGAAAAAGTAAAAGCTGACACTACCCTTCAGGAGAAGCTCAAAGGAGCTGCAGATTCAGATGCAGTTCTTGCGATTGCCAAAGCTGCTGGGTTCTCTATCACGACAAAAGATCTAAACTCACATAGCCAAAACCTACCTGATGATGAGCTAGAGGCTGCTTTGGGTGGCACGGATAATGCCCTAAACAAATGCACTACTGGGTGTTCACCTAGTGGTGAGGTTCCCGGGTACACTAAGCCGTGTGATAATTCCATAATTTAAGTTTATTTGAACAGAGCTACTTTCATACTTCAGTATTCGAGCTATAGAACAGCCTACACTTTCAAAGCCCCTCCAATACAGAGACCTTATTGCTTCAATAGCCTGAACTCATCCCATAAATAAGATTCCAACAACTGACACGATTGAGAACAGCAAGTATTAGCCAAAACACTTCAGTATGCTGTTGCTAGAACTAGGCTGAAGCTAAACGTACTCTCATGTCAGAAAAGCAACTCAAAGTTTTTCTCGAGAAGATTAAAGTTGACCCTAATCTTCAGGAGAATCTGAAAGCTGCTGCTGATTTTGATGCTGTTGCTGCGATTGTGAAATAAGCAGGATTTATGATTTCTGCTGATGACCTAAAGAAGGCTCAATCAGAGCTTTCTGACGAAGAGTTGGGAAACGCAGCTGGAGGAAACAGATACCCAGAATTGGAGCCAACTGTGTTGTCGTTTATTGGGAATCTATGCATAGGCAATCTATTCATCAAAGTCCCTGCTGTATGAGTTATTATTGATTCTATAGCCTGACTAATCCCACAAACCAACCTCTAATACCTGGCACAATTGAGTGCAGCAATGATCAAATAAAGACACTTCAATGAAATGTTGCTATAAGTGGTGTACAGACTTCGAATCCATGTCCCTCGAACAACTCAATTCCTTCCTCGGCAAAGTGAAGGGAGACACCAGTCTTCAAGACAAACTGAAAGCTGCAAAATCATCTGAGGAGGTTGTGTCTATCGCCAAAGAACATGGTCACGTCTTCTCAGTTGAACATATCAATCAAGTCAGAGCGGATCAGCTCGAACGAATTGCTGGAGGCGGAGAATGTATAGAAAGAACTGTTTGTATTAGTGTCGAAAATTCTTTGTTGGATTAATGAAAATCAATTGGGAGGTCACTCCCTATTGAATTTTGGCAGACATGTTTCAGCAACGTAATGCCTGCTCTCCCTCCCTCATGGCGGTGTAGCGCTCAGAAGGGTGTCTGAGCAAAACGTGGTGAGAGGAATACGTATATGCATGAGTGATAGGTATGAGTTACAAGTGGCGCTGTGAACAATATGTTTTTTTCGTCTGCGCTCCTGACAGCATGGCGGCACAGCATGAAGCAAGTGATAGCACTGCATCTAAGCGAAAAGCTAAATACTTGATCTAGTGTCCAGAGATTCTGCGATGCAACCAGAGCTGCATGGACAGGATCAAGGTATACCGACCAAAGGACCAAATCAGGTCATTGTTGAAACTGGTGAAGCAGGGGCGAGAGTCAGTTTGCTTCTGGAATCTGCTAAAGCGGAGTATCGGCCATCATAAGCGCCTCGGATGTTGTGGCCATCTTTCCAGCTGAGGTGGGACTTCTGGAATCAGTTGAATCGAGCATGGTCATCCTTGCCAAATCCTCCAATAATGGAAATGGCATACCCAAGCTCAGACAAGGAGCAGAAATGATGACACTTTGATTCACTGAAATCAGTGCAGTTGGCCTGATGTTGCGATACGAACTTGTTCAGACTGTTACAAGACTAGAAAACGTCACCATCATGAGCTCCTACGACGGGGATACCAGCAGCAGCTCAGACGACGAGCTGTGTATGCAGGAGAAATACGCAACGGGTAATGGTCGCCAGTCGCCATTCCGAGATTAATTGGGAAGAAGCACATCGCCCCTGACCTTATGGACACCAGATCTACGCCAATCAACTCGATAGCCGTTGCTTTCCTGGCAGTTGCCGTCATTACGCTCGCGATCAAGGAACCGCGTTGCGACTGCAAAAACACCCTGCCATCTGCAGAAACATCAACCAGTAAGAGGGCGTCTCCACAGCGACCTTCGAATACTGGCCGACAGCGTGAGCTCCGCAAGTTTTGAACAAGCGAAAATGCACTAATTAGAGATCTGGAAGATACGGATCACACCATTGGGGGATAGCGTAAGACGAAACATCACCCTTCCGGGTGATGTGGATTTAGTTCAGTTCAGCGATGCTGAAGACATCGGAGGGATGACCTCCTACCCTCACACCAAACCAATGAAACTCGTCTCTTCCATCGCTGCCGCTTCTGTTATCGGCGCTTCAATGTTTATTGCTCCACCAGCTGCTGACGCAAAAGAGCATCACCACCACCACCATCATCATCATAGACATCATGAACTAAGAAGAATTCATCGTGAATTCCGTCATGATGTTCGCGAATTCAATCATTACCAGAGAGCATATGATCGTGATTGGCGGCATGCTCGCAGGGTTTACAACCGCGAGGTCTATGGCTACCCGAGAGTGATTCCTGCCTACGGATACAACCATCGCCATCCTGGGTTCGGAATCCAGATCAGCTTCTGATTTGAAATTTCTGTCGGGAAGCCTGAAGCCATGAAAGCGAGGCTGAGAGCTATACAAGACCCGAAAGGGAAAAGCAGGGGGCGTTGAGTATCGCCATCGATCTCCCGACAAAAAACTCACACTGATCTCGCCCCGTTAAGTGCGGGGTTTTTGCTGCCGTGGAAGCCTCCGGGAGGGTACAGACCAACAGATCCGATTAGTCAGCGAGTGAAGGGGTCTGTTGCCAAGCTGTGAACAATCAGTCCGTCGGCCGAGACCATGACAGCACAACTGGTGGTGATTACAGGAGCGGGTGCAGGGATCGGAAAGGCTTTGGCCCATGCTTTTTCATCAGCCGGTCACCCCTGTTTGTTGATATCAAGAAACCAGGAGGTGGATCCAACATTGGCCAATCAGCCAGTGCTTTACAGGCGGCTTGATGTCTCCGACGCTCAAGAGCTGAGGGATGCCATCGCGTCAGCAGAGAGTCAGTACGGGCCCACAGGCTGTCTGATTAACAACGCAGGGATGATTCACATCGGCGGACTGGACAGCCTCAGCATCGAGCAGATCAATGAGGAAGTCGACACCATGATCAAAGGAGTGACAAATGGCATTCACCTTGTTTTGCCAGGCATGCGGGAACGCAAATGCGGAACAATCATCAATATCAGCTCCATTGGCGATCGCAAGCCTGCACCAGGGGCACCCGTTTATCACGCTTGCAAACACGCCGTGCGCTCATTGGGCGAGAGCCTGAACATGTCGGAAGCTGAGCACAATGTCCGTGTTATCAACCTTGCCCCTGGACTGATCCGAACAGCGATTCATCAGAAGATGGGGATCAGCTTTGAGGAATACTGCGAAATGCTTGGCAATCCGACTTTCATTGCTCCAGCGGAACTCGCAACAATCGTCCTTTTCTGCTGGCAGCAGCCACAACACATCTGCATCCGAGATATCGCTGTGATGCCTACAGACTGTGCGTTCTGATTATTGCTACAAATTCCTCGGAAGAATCAGCCTTTCTTCTGTTATGAAAACTAGCAGGTTATAGCCGTCCAATTAATTCACATACCAGTTATTCGCTGTGTTCGGCAGTCTTTTTGCTGCTTTGGCTTTTTCAGCAGCAGTCATCTCAGACCAAAGCTTGTAGGTGCAGTCCAGAGCACCACGGTCCTTCAGCGCTTCTTGATAGCAAGCCGATAGCTCTGCAAACTCTTTGACGCTGACAACGGGAACGGTCATGCGGTTTGCCCAGTGGTCATTCATGCTCTTTGAAGCAATTCCTATCAGCGGTTCTAGCAACCAGAAAGGATTTGAGTCACCAGATCGGCACTGACCCACTTGATCTCCCCGGAATCCACATCAGCGATCTGAAAAAGGTTGTGAATCTTCGGGTCTCGTGCAGCGCCTCCGCAGTGAATCACTTGACCCATCCACCAGTCTTGATCAGGCTTCTCCCCAGTCAGGCAGTCGTGGCGCACGATCACCGTCATACCTGGAGCAACATCCAGGAAAACCGGCCGCTCCGAGGGTTCCTGCTGAGGAATGCAACCAGAGCCAATCAACACACCATCAAACACAGTACGCATGTACTCCTGCTGGATAGGTTAGGCCTGGGAGGCAATGCTTAGCAGCAATGACTCAACCGAGATCAATCCATGGCCGGTGAGCTGCTGCTGCAGCTGGCACTCGGCATGATTGCTGTTGTAGCCAATGCCCTTTCAGCATTTGCAGGTGGAGGCGCCGGCCTGGTGCAGCTACCGGCGCTGATCCTGCTGGGGTTACCCTTCGCTTCAGCACTGGCCACCCACAAACTGGCCAGCGTGGCACTGGGCCTTGGCGCCGCAGGTCGCCACTGGCAAGCCAGCAGCCTCGATCCCCACTTAAGCCTGTTGATTCTGCTGGCTGGTCTCCCGGGAGTGTGGATCGGAGCAAGCAGCGTGCTGGCCTTGCCGGATCGCGTCGCCACAGCCGCCCTTGGGTTGCTCACGCTATCCCTCGGCCTGTACTCGGCCCGTCGCCCCAAACTCGGACAGACCGAACGAGTGGTGAATCACAACAGACAGCAACTGCTGATCGGTATTGGCGTGCTCTTCGTGATCGGCATGCTGAACGGTTCCCTTTCATCAGGCTCAGGCCTTTTCGTCACGCTATGGCTGGTGCGCTGGTTCGGATTGAGTTATCCAAGAGCCGTTGCCCACACACTGATCATGGTGGGACTCGTCTGGAACGGCACCGGCGCTTTAGTCCTCGGGTTCCGCGGCGAAATTCACTGGAGCTGGCTGCCAGCCCTGATCGTGGGATCGCTCATTGGGGGATATCTCGGTGCTCACCTTTCGCTCAAACAAGGAAGCCGACTTGTAAAGAAAGCTTTCGAATGTCTCGCCCTGCTGATGGGCCTTTCACTGCTGATCCGCAGCCTCTGAGCTGATCTCCCAATCAACAAGATCAGAACGAGTCATATCCAAATTAAGGCTGACGCTGCGGCTGGCCATGGCAATTTCTCCTGTAGTGACCAATCCTGCATATCTCTAGAGCGACTTGAAGCATTCATCGCCAATGCAACAATGGTTCCAACATTCAGGAGAACGAAAGGTAACAAAGAGACCTGTGAATGTCATGACTATCGTCAAAGAAAACGGGCACGAGCTTAATCAAGAGCATTTCAGTCAGCCATTCCAAAAGGAACTAATAGGTGTTACTCAAGGGGTACACAATGCCCTTTTAAGTTAATACTTAGCAATGAAATACATAGAGACTGATGGCTCAATCAGCCACCAAGTCTGATTTATTTCAACAACTCCGGGCAAAACTTATTGAGCGGCAGTCATCAGCCTCGACTGACTGGCATTGGCGCCATAGTGCTGCAGAGTCTCCACCCCTTACTAGCCTCTTTCAGATTGGCCAAAGATATCAATGCCACGATTTTATGAAATACCATCGCCCCAGGGGAAGCTCCTGTCCTGTTCAGCATTTGCAAAGAAGGACTACTGAAGTGGGAGCATGCAGAGCCATTCATGGCTGAGGATTTACTCCATTTAGCAATGGGGTACAGAGACTAAATCACGCGTAGGGAAGGAAAGTTGTTGAACTTCATCATTGTTCCTATGCTAAGTGGAGTGCTTAGCTGGAAATCAGCCAGAACGAGATGAGCCGAAAACTAAACCCTGTATTACACAGCCAAACATTCATTGGCCAACCTAGCCGACTTTTAAATTCGAATAAGCAAAACCAGTCCACATCTTCCAGCCGCTCATTTATCACTAACGACCGACGTATTTTAGGTGTGGACAAACAGGAACTCACAGCTTCTATCGGCATTGGCGATCTCAATGGCGACGGAATAAATGATCTGGTTGTCGCTAATGGACGCCATTGGCCTCAGCAGAATTATCTGTTCTTTAATTATGGAAAGCAAGGCAAGGTCAATTTCACTGTTCAGCGACCTTTGGGCCTGAATCTCTCCACCAGTTATGCTGCGGTGCCTGCTGACCTGGATGGAGACGGCGATCTCGATATTGCTGTTGGCAATGATAATGCGCCCAATCGAATCTTTTACAATGATGGGCAAGGCGTGTTTTATGAGACTGGCTCCTTCGGCTATATATCTAGTTTACGGAGTCTGACTCTTGCTGATATTGATAATGATGGTGATATCGATATTCTCGTTCCATGTCGCGGTGCGCCTAATCAAATTGCTTTCAATAGTGGTTCTGGTGAGTTCCCTGACGCTGACATCAGAACATTCGGAACAGGAATAGATAAAACCATTGACGTTGCTGTAGTTGATTGGGATGGAGATGATCATCTGGATCTAGTACTCGCCAATCGCGTTAATGACCCCAATGTGATCTTGATGAATGATCGAAAGGGAAATTTCTCAGATAAGCAAATATTGCATGATTCGGAGGGGTTGAATTCCCGAGCCGTAGCCATCGCCGACATGAATGGAGACAAGAATTTAGACATAATTATTGGAAATATAGGGGAGCAAAATCAAATCTATTTTGGCAACGGGAGTGGTGGCATCATTGAAGTACGAGAATTTGGATATACAGATGGTCAGACCTACGATGTTATTACTGGTGACGTTGACAACGACGGAGATATTGATTTAATTGTAGGCAACATGATAGGAAGCCACCACAAAAACCAAAAGAATACTGTTTATATTAACCGGGGTGACGGGAATGAGTTTGATGCCATCCCCTTCGGTCCAGGCAAAGCCCCTAATTATGCAGGAAGCCCTACGTACGGAGTCAGTGTTGCTGACTTTAATCAAGATAGTTTCCTTGATATTGCAGTTGCCAATTCAGGCGATTTCAATCGATTGTACATGAATGAAGCAATTGCGTAACACAACCCCAAGTAATGACATAAGATTTATATCGCATAAATTCTTCAGAGATCAAGGCAGCTGGGTATCCAACGACTGCTACAATGAGGCGGAGTTTGGCAGAAATGGTTCAAAATTGATTGAGAATCAACCCTGTTATCAACCAGCAACTCAATCTAAAACTCGTTCATCAATAGCGATCAAATTCGGCTCCCCTAAAAATCTTGTAATAAACACTCTGCAGCTTATTTGGTAAGAAATAATTTAATGATGCACAATCCAATCAAAACGCCAGATAATGGTCCAGCCACCGGAACCCATGAATACCTCCAACAAGATGTGCCTTTGCCATCAATAGGTAGAACGGCATGTGCCAGTCGGGGGCCCAAATCTCTCGCTGGATTGATGGCATAGCCGGTTGGTCCCCCAAGGGATAAACCAATCCCCCAAACGACGAAGCCGAAAATATAAGGTAATGAACCGTCCGAAAAATTGTAAGTGTTGCCATATTCGGCAAGCGCACCGGCGATAATCACAAGTGCGGTTGTCGCCAAGCATTCAGATAGATAATTTGCGAAAAAATTCTTGATCGCAGGCGTTGTCGCAAAAACAGACAATTTATCTATCCTGCTTTCCGTGTGCTGCCAATGCGGCAAATAAACAAGCCATACAAACACTGCTCCCAGAAATGCTCCAATTAGTTGAGCAATGATGATTGCCGTAACCATCCATCCAGACGAATACTTACCGAGGCCATATTTCATCAAGGTAATGACCGGATTAATGTCCCCGCCCCGGGACCCAGACGCCATAGAAATAAAAATTCCAATCATTACGGCGAAGCCCCAACCTGCCGAAATAGCCATCCACCCCGAGCTATACGATTTTGAAGCCTTTAATAAGGCTCCGCCGCATACTCCGCATCCAAACAACACCAAAAAAAGAGTGCCCAGCAGCTCGCCAATGAAGTAATTCTGGTACATCAAGTTTTTCCTTTATAAACATATTGTATTGCAGCTTTTTCATGCCAACAACAAAAAAAGAAGCAAGAATTACACAGAATAGCAAAACCAATCAATTGACAAATTAAATCACCCTTGTTGGCTACTGGAGTGAATACTATCTGTAGAGG
Above is a window of Synechococcus sp. BIOS-E4-1 DNA encoding:
- a CDS encoding Nif11-like leader peptide family natural product precursor; translation: MSEEQLKSFLDKVKVDTSLREKLKAAADSDAVLAIAKDAGFSISADELKAFSELSEGELEEISGGLNSCHGGSYYVYGTGCNTCGFGC
- a CDS encoding Nif11-like leader peptide family natural product precursor, which codes for MSLEQLKAFLEKVKGETSLQEKLKAAADIDAVLAIAKEAGFSISADDLKNAQSEVSEEELENVAGGTVMTFYCFTFGCCNLSNSV
- a CDS encoding Nif11-like leader peptide family natural product precursor, with translation MSLEQLKAFLDKVKGDPSLQEKLKAATSREDVVGIAKEHGHEFTADKFSQLSEEELESVSGGVSVGNQGAGCGG
- a CDS encoding sulfite exporter TauE/SafE family protein, with product MAGELLLQLALGMIAVVANALSAFAGGGAGLVQLPALILLGLPFASALATHKLASVALGLGAAGRHWQASSLDPHLSLLILLAGLPGVWIGASSVLALPDRVATAALGLLTLSLGLYSARRPKLGQTERVVNHNRQQLLIGIGVLFVIGMLNGSLSSGSGLFVTLWLVRWFGLSYPRAVAHTLIMVGLVWNGTGALVLGFRGEIHWSWLPALIVGSLIGGYLGAHLSLKQGSRLVKKAFECLALLMGLSLLIRSL
- a CDS encoding Nif11-like leader peptide family natural product precursor gives rise to the protein MSLEQLKAFLAKVKGDSNLQEKLKEAKSPEDVVGIAKEHGHEFTADKITELSEEELEGVAGGGDCTNKTVFNKNWI
- a CDS encoding DUF3104 domain-containing protein — translated: MRTVFDGVLIGSGCIPQQEPSERPVFLDVAPGMTVIVRHDCLTGEKPDQDWWMGQVIHCGGAARDPKIHNLFQIADVDSGEIKWVSADLVTQILSGC
- a CDS encoding SDR family oxidoreductase, encoding MTAQLVVITGAGAGIGKALAHAFSSAGHPCLLISRNQEVDPTLANQPVLYRRLDVSDAQELRDAIASAESQYGPTGCLINNAGMIHIGGLDSLSIEQINEEVDTMIKGVTNGIHLVLPGMRERKCGTIINISSIGDRKPAPGAPVYHACKHAVRSLGESLNMSEAEHNVRVINLAPGLIRTAIHQKMGISFEEYCEMLGNPTFIAPAELATIVLFCWQQPQHICIRDIAVMPTDCAF
- a CDS encoding Nif11-like leader peptide family natural product precursor, with product MSEEQLKAFLEKVKADTTLQEKLKGAADSDAVLAIAKAAGFSITTKDLNSHSQNLPDDELEAALGGTDNALNKCTTGCSPSGEVPGYTKPCDNSII
- a CDS encoding Nif11-like leader peptide family natural product precursor; translation: MSLEQLNSFLGKVKGDTSLQDKLKAAKSSEEVVSIAKEHGHVFSVEHINQVRADQLERIAGGGECIERTVCISVENSLLD
- a CDS encoding VCBS repeat-containing protein, which produces MSRKLNPVLHSQTFIGQPSRLLNSNKQNQSTSSSRSFITNDRRILGVDKQELTASIGIGDLNGDGINDLVVANGRHWPQQNYLFFNYGKQGKVNFTVQRPLGLNLSTSYAAVPADLDGDGDLDIAVGNDNAPNRIFYNDGQGVFYETGSFGYISSLRSLTLADIDNDGDIDILVPCRGAPNQIAFNSGSGEFPDADIRTFGTGIDKTIDVAVVDWDGDDHLDLVLANRVNDPNVILMNDRKGNFSDKQILHDSEGLNSRAVAIADMNGDKNLDIIIGNIGEQNQIYFGNGSGGIIEVREFGYTDGQTYDVITGDVDNDGDIDLIVGNMIGSHHKNQKNTVYINRGDGNEFDAIPFGPGKAPNYAGSPTYGVSVADFNQDSFLDIAVANSGDFNRLYMNEAIA
- a CDS encoding MIP/aquaporin family protein, encoding MYQNYFIGELLGTLFLVLFGCGVCGGALLKASKSYSSGWMAISAGWGFAVMIGIFISMASGSRGGDINPVITLMKYGLGKYSSGWMVTAIIIAQLIGAFLGAVFVWLVYLPHWQHTESRIDKLSVFATTPAIKNFFANYLSECLATTALVIIAGALAEYGNTYNFSDGSLPYIFGFVVWGIGLSLGGPTGYAINPARDLGPRLAHAVLPIDGKGTSCWRYSWVPVAGPLSGVLIGLCIIKLFLTK